GTACTTCATAGAACTGCCCCAAATACGTTTATTGAAAGTCATCTTCTTAGCAGCAGCATTTTCAGAACTGTTCAATTCGGCAAAAGCTAAATTAAAGAATTTCTCATAAGATAAATATTCTTTATAACGTGATTGTGCCATATATATGCAAATTTGGAAAATTGTGGTTATTCAGTGAATTGATCCTTTTTAAAGCAAATTGGCTTTCAGCTTATTGGCTTCCAGCAAACGAGCTTCCACCAAATTACCTTTCCGTACAGGTTAAATAGAAGGCTTTGTAAAGTTTCTCATGCAACAGGCTAAATTCATTTGACATAAACATTGAATTTGCAGCTAGCTGGAAGGCTGTATTTTTAACTCACCTAAGAGCATCATCAGGGTTGTTCTGGCAAAAGCAGTTGCAGCCATGCCAGTCATGGTGGTGAGAATCCCAATGAAGGCGATGTGAATATCATCCAGGCAGAACGAGAAAACCCAGATTCCCAGGAAACTAGTCAAAAAGGAGACACTACCCAAAGCTGACCCATAACCTATAAAAACTTCATTCCAGCAGAGTGGGGAATCCAAttcataaaggataaaaattggagAAACGCCAATTACCACGAAAAAATAAGTCATCATTGTAAAAAGTAACAAGCAGAGCAAAAACTGCTGCTTCCTGGAAGAGTTTTTGAACAGCATATAAGTTCTGTAAAATAGGTTTTTAAAGCTTTCCCTATATGAAACAGAAACATTCTGAGATGAAGACTCTTTCTCTGGATtgccaagaaaaaataaaatatagatcaaGTTGACTGCAATAGCCAGAGCAGTAACTAAATAGGACCACACGAAACCTAGTTCTCTGATAAAATAGCCAGAAGACAGTCCTGTTAGCCCAGTGACAAGGCCAAGTATTAAGTCAACGATGGCTATTCGAATTgtcttctgcttctcttctttaCATTGATCAACTATATAGGCAAAGCAGCCTCCAAAAAATGTAGTATAATTGCCACAGAGTGCACCTAGGAAGGTAGATGCAATCAAAAGCTGGAATGGTAAGGCAAAATAGGAAAGCAAACAGAGCCAAATGCTGGTTGCAAGAGCTCCAACAGAAGACAAAATCAAAGGGAATTTTCGTCCATGGTGATCACTATTAGACAAAAGAATAAACGTAGATATCAGGCCAGGGATTAACCCACTCATGTCCATTTGCAAGCTGAACAGAGATGCTTTTTTCTGAACTTCCTGCAAATAAATAGGAAGAAAGTATGTTTACAGTGATTGATACAATGCACATGAAAATAGCACAGCGTGCTCTGCTCTAAAGATGATCCGTAAGTCAAAGATGGGGAATCTATGGTGCATGGGTCGGACACAGCTTAAATCTTCATCTGGTTCTCAAAGCTGATACCAAGAGATGATGGAGTCACAGAGGCTCGGTCAGAATATTCAGGTACCAAGATGGGGCGTtaatccttaaaaagaaaaatgagtgtaCCAGTGCATGTCTGCCTTTTCCCATTATGTGTGTCCCTCAGAGTGTCTGTCTTCTGAAGAGGACCCGTGGGAAACATCCCCCGGGACCCCGAGGCCATAtgatttttctccctctcccatGACACAACTTCCTCTCTGCTCTGAGAATAGAGGACATGCTCCATAGACCTTGAATCAGGAAGAGCCGAGTTGTCctttttacatatatttccaCAGATTAATGAGAaacaccttccttttttttttgctaaatgaaaggaaatttaaaaataaaagaaagttcaaagAGGGGCCCTGTGTCCCTGTTGAAGATGGTCGCACGCAAGGaagtggggagaaagagggacacAACTGGCTTgaggaacaaaatgaagaaatataacgAGGACTGCAATAGTTATTTGGTGCAAAGAATTTGGGGCAGGTATTCAaccagtatttgttgaatgaatgaatgaacggtGATGAAGTAAAACATAACCCCTGTAACTCTCTAGCTGTATGTGACCTTGCCCAGGTTGTTTCTCTCCATAGCTTCTGCACCTGACAAGCGGGATAACCATAGCCCCATCACAGCCTGGCATGAGGGTGAAATATAAAAATGACTTGGGTGGTAGGCACCAGGCCTGCACATAAGCAGTGCTCTGCAAATTTTAACTATTTCATTTTTAGTAGACAAGATTTGAGTATGTCTCTGTTTCTCCTACATAGAAGCCATCATGTAAATGTTTATAGACTAAACAAACAGAAcagttttcccccttttttcctaAACAAGACAGGCAACACTTTATTTAGATAACCAAAAATAATGTTTACAGGAAGGAAACCTTAACAAGCAAATATATAGCTATACACTTTCTTTTTACCATCAAATACCAATTCCCTCTAAGATACTTTGTGAAAAATTTACAATTTCCAACAAAGCTAAAATTTGCCTGAGAGTTCTTCAGCctcagaacaaaaatgaaaagtttgcaaaaatttttttgtatgatgtgaacaaacaactttttctttcttttttgcatagacaggcactgggaatcaaagccaggtcgatggcacggcaggtgagaactctgcctgctgagccacacccacaaataattttttttttggcgggggtgtgcatggtcctggaatcaaacctgggcctcctgcatgaaaggcgggaGTTCTAACTACAGAAAGTACCTGTGTACCCctacaaataactttttttaataatgtatttattgCCAACAAATAACTGCAACTGCTAACTCCTATGTGAACCAGCTTCAATTATTCCAACTTTCATGACCCACTGTCTTGTTAGAACTTCTCCTGCAATCCAGAGCCCAAAGCTAGATGGAGAAACTCTTCTTACTGCAGGCAGGAGCTTTAAGAACTTGCCCTGGGATTCCTGGTACAGCGCTGCACCCGCGGGCAGAAACATAGGCAGATTCTGAGTAGAAGTTGCCATGATATTCTCCTAAAAACCTCAGAAAGAGGTCAAAGTACTTCAGTAAAGCCTTCAGAGTCTCCTCAGGAAAGGACATCTTTCCAAGGTGTCTGGAAGTTTGACAAACCAGTGCAGCAGATGTTGTGCCCCATAAACACAGGAGGGTGCAGGCGAGGGCAGGCGAGTGCTAAGTGTCAGGCCTGGGTCTCCAGGAGGGGACCTcgtttatttcattatttctcctcCCCTGGAAGCCCGGCCCTCCCCTCCTGGAGTCCGGGTCTTTTCCGGCTGCAGGGACGGCCTGGCCACGGCGACAGACGGGACTGGGGACTGCGCCTGGGCCGGGCGATGCACTCCTCCCCAGCAGCCACCCCTGGCTGGGCCCGCAGAGCTCCTGGGCCCTGGGGGTGTTCGGGGCACTTTCCTTAATGGGGAGGAAAAGAGCTTGTTCCTTGGCCACAGCCAAACCGCGGGAGACGTCAGCGCAGGTTCTCGGGCTTCCTCAGCCATCTCCTTGCAACGCTCCACGGGCTTCTGTGCGCACCGTGATGGCGGGTGACCCGTGCGATGCTGACCCGGCCTTTCCGTGGCCGAAAGGGATGCGCGGATAGCAAGATGCTTCGCACGCGACCCCAGAATCGTTACGCTGTTGTCTGTCACCGTTCCCTCCTGTCAGAATCGTACCTAATGTCCCCAAGCTGCTCCTTCCCGGCCTCGGGGGTCTCTGCAGCAACTGTCCCCCCTTCCAGCTCTCTTTTGTGCACAGCGCTAGCTCTTCTTTCACTTCAGTCTTTCCTTCGGTCGCACCATCTTCACTTCTTATTCctgcttctgtttcttcatcacCATTAGCAGAGGAACTGCTCCTTGAGTTTTTAgcattttcatctttctcttcaACCGAGAGGCTTTTTAACTCACAGTCAACGCCAGGCAACCTGCAGTGCTGCTTCTAATCAACTTTTCCACAAGATGTTCCAGTTTTGGCTTCCTGCTCCCCTTTCCACTCACACCCCCCAAGTCCTGTCTCCCCCTCTTCTGGACCACTCTTCTCACCTGTGACCTACCTGATAAAATACAGATTTAATTCAGGCACCTTCAAGGTGTATTGCAACACAAATTACAGTTGAAACAGAAGAAACAAGTTGCGTTTGTGTGTCCTAAACTCTGAAGAACTGCATAGTTTTAGGAAAGCAGCGATTCTGAAGTCCCAATTTCATAGGCTAACATGTACATATCAATTCCAATAGAGTAGAAAATGTCCCACATCATTGCTCCTTAGTAAGAATTGGCTGGTAACAATGAATTGTTTTAACTGGTAAAAGGTTTGCAAATAAATTTCTGAGCAAGGACAGTTCATGAGCTTTTGGATTTCCCCAGAATTGCCCCTGTCCAATAGCAGAAGTCCCCATCTTAAAAGCTGCCTGAAGAGAACAGACCCAACTGGCCACTTCACATTTCAGAACTAACAAATCATTTAGCAAGGGAAGGAGCGAGCACAAGGCGTTTAAAAATTCCTTCCTCCCCAAAAGTCAACGAAAATGCTCGAATTCTTTTCTTCTTAGCTCCATGGCCAACAGTTTTCCTTCCTATAGCCCTGCTATTTTGTTAAAGAATCCTTTAGGGATTAATCTCATTGACCAAGAGAACTGTATAGGAGTACTTTATAATGCAGAGAATAGAAAACTTGAAGATTTAAAAAGTAGGGTAGATCAATATTTAGTTATTTATGAGTATATATACACTcataaatatacaagtatatcatacatatatatgataaatacatcatatatatacatatatatacacaaaaccCAAATATGTTGAAAAATAAGACTTTCACCAAATGTAGGCCTTCACAAtgttaaatatgtaaaattactCAGTTTATTCTTATACCTGTATCCTGAGATATATATCATCTTgcattttaatacatatttgtgtttttgtgatGTAGgaagatgtgccagtttgaaactgctgtgtgccacagaaaagccatgttctttaacgcTGATTCAATAtcattgggtgggatcttttttattaagttgtttccatggagatgagacccacccaattgtgggtggggccttttgattaggtggtttccataggaTGTGTCTCCagctattcaaggtggggttgcttactggagtccttgaagaaggaaccactttggaaaaaacttcagagctgacacagacaaaagacctttggagataaagaaagaaaatgcccctggagaagccatcggaaaggaaaagccaggagagaaagccagcagatgtagccatggACCTTCCTgactgacagagaagccctgaacgtcatcggccctttcttgagtcaaggtgtgtttttccagatgccttagtttggacatttttatggcctaaaCGGTAAACATGTGTGGCCACCACACCTGTCCCGGTCGTGGGGGACAGGTTTCTGGCCTCCAGGTTGAAAAACTGCACTTGTATTTCTAGATCAGCAAGTGTAGGGGAAGAGATCCAGGCCAGCACGTTCTCTTGAGGGTGAGTCCCATCAAAAAGACATTAAGTGAAAAAACAGTTAAGCAACTTTTGAAACTGCTGACATCTTCACAGAGCCCGTCGCTCTGTGCTGGGGGTGCTCTCGGTGCCGGGCCAGGCAGGGTGGGGGCCACACCATCCGCTGCCCGGTGGCAAAGGACAGGCCACCCAGGCGGCGGGCCTGAGCCTGTCTCCTCGGCGCCCCCAGAAGCGCAGGGGCAGCAGCTTTCCAGGCCTGCACGTCCTCCCCTCCCCTTGCCCTCCCGCTGACACGGGGTAGGGGGTGGGTTGCGCCGAGGTGGAGCACAGATGCAACACCGAATCGGATGAGCCCACTGACCCGCCTCGGCCCTGGGCATGACATGCCAGGAAAGGTTCTTGAAGGAGGCGCGACCCTCTCCTCTGGCCACAGCACCCTGACTTCTTCCAGCCTGCATCCCACATGACCTCATGCCAGACCAGACCTCGGACGTCAGCCTGGCTGCCCAGAAACAGTCAGTTCCAAGACCATTCCTCCCACAGTAATGAGGAAATGAGTAAGAGCAGGGGCTGTGCCCAAGAGCCCGGCCGCACTGCAGCAAGGATCTGCCTGGCACTGGAGGAACACCTCGGGAAGTTCTAGAACCTCCCCCACATGGCCAGCTTTGCGGTTTCCTCTACACCTCCCTCATCTCCCGGTCAAGCCTCAATTCTCTCCTACTGAGGAGAAGAGCTCTGAGACAAGGGGAAGACGACATGAATTCCCAGAAAACCCTTCTCGGGTGATGGAGGAAGTGGCTCCATTCTGTTGCCCCCACTTTAAATTTTAGAAGTATGTGGTTTGCATGTGGAAGCACTGTGGGTGGGAAGGGGGTTCTGAAAGCAGATATGCTTACAGCCTATGCATTTGGACATGGGTAGAAAGATGGTTTACCTcctgctttaaaaaatgaaaatgagggggGTCGAGAGGTTGAAGGAAAGGCTTTGTCGTATCTGGCTAAGCGTCTTCAGTGTCCCTGGTGCAAAGGTGAGTGTGCTCCACTCCAGACCTCCTCACACAGCTGCTCCTCAAAACCCAGGGGCAAAGCTAACTTGACAACACACAAGGCAGGTGCTCTCTGTTCGTGAGctgccccactccccaccctgcgAGACACAGGCCCTGGGAGGCCCCAGACTTCAGCCAAGGCCATTTCTGGACTCATAAAACTGGTTCATGATATTCACAGTGGCATTagtcaaaattgccaaaagatggaaacaacccaactgtccGCCAACAGATGAATGGGCAAACAAGACATGGTGCATATGTACAGTGGGACGTTATATaccagcagtaagaaggaatgaagtcctgaagcacgtagcaacatggatgaatcttgatgacattatgttgagtgaaataagccaggcacaaaagggcaATGTgtgatctcattaatatgaactttttataatatgtaaactcatagaaataaaatctagaatagaggttaccgggagatagaatgaggctggAGAATGGGGAGCACTTAATAtgttcagaatttttaattaggttaaaTATAagtgtttagaaatggatagaggtgatggtagcatatttgGGTGAGTGTAAATAAGAGTGGTGAATTATGCGCGTGATTGGGGTTGAAAGGGGttaagtttagagtcatgtatgccaccagaaggaaaactagaggttaaaacatggggcTGCATAACACAGAGAGCCCTGtgctggacaaaggctgtggctAACAGTGCAAATGTAAAAAAGTTATTCATCAACTAGAGCGAATGAATGCCACTATTACAAGGACTTAATAATacagtggtatatgggggaaaaggTACCTCttgtaaattatggactacaaTTAACAGTAATAGTTTAGTATCTCTCACccacagtaacaaatgtaccacaccaatgctaggggcCATGAATGGGGGCGggtttgggatgttttgggtttttttagtttttgttatttagatttttttttttaaataatgaaaatgttctaaaatggatcgtggtgatgagtgcacaactatgtggtgatactatGAGTcacactgattgtgtactttggatgcgttatatggtgtgtgactatctcaataaaattctattaaaaaacaaaaaaatgggaaaaggcaTACCACGGAAACACTAAGCCAAAGAAAGCTGCTGTAGCTCAACTAACATCAGACAAGGGAGACTTTAAATAGCTAGCATTGCCAGATGCACAAAAAAGAAGAACCACTGGCTCATGCAGATGCTGTGGGAGGGGCCAGGAGGAAGAGAAGCCTCATTTTCCATCCCACCCCACTCGGCCAGTCAGCTCATCCCAGCCAGCCTGGGTCCAGGTTTCACTTTTGTTTGGCAGGGACAAGCAGAAAAACCCTTGGGGCTGGTTTTGGGCAAGCCCCTGGTGAGACAGGGCGGGGCCAACTGAAGTAAACAACTTGGGTCCTGGACTGTCCCGGCCATGGGAACCCTACGAAACTCTTAGACAAAGTTTGTTTGTTATTGTcattgttctgttttattttgttttgaacatAGAGGAACAAAGATGTAGCTCAAAGGACACCTTGAGCCAAACAAGAAACAACTGGTTTATTTTAATGGTGTAGACAACCCCTGTTTCAATGGATCTAAAAGGAAGACCTAATCCATTTTCAACTTTGCCTTCAAATCATTCTTTTCAAAGCTTTGTCCATATCTCATTCCTGTCCCAAACCCTTCCAAAGGTGTTCGATGTCCATAGGACAATGTCGGGATTCCTCAGGATAATACTTAAAGCTCTCCAAATCTGGCCTTTCTTCTCacctaccaccaccatcaccacaaaCCACAGCATGTTCTTTCCAAAACATGCAAGATACTGTCAAACCTCAGTCACTTTTACTTCCCTGTTCTTCCTGCAATTCTACTTGCCTtggtcttctatttcctctttctaAGCTGCGGTCAAAGACTTCACTTCCATCCAGTCTCCCCTGACTGCCCAGCCCAGCTGTCGGTGGCCCCTGCATCTCTCAACACCCAGGGGTCTCACTGTCGATTCCAGCTGGTCATCATGTAGTTCCCTGTGAGGCTCctcatctttctttttcatatcGAGGTCCCACTGTGCCCTGAGAGGGGCAAGGACTGCCTGTTACCCTCGTTACACTGTGTCACCAACACTTGATGCTGATTTGAACTGATTCGCTCAGTAGTTAACTACAGGGCACCTGCCAAGCACCCATTGTTGTGCTGGGAGCTGTGAGGATAAAAACGTAGAAGGAGAGACAGCTCCTGTATCCCAGGCATTTCTTGCTACTTGTGCTATTTCCTTGGTATATGACTATGTGTCCAGTTTCTAACCTCCCCAGCTAAAAAAGGAGAGTAAAAATAATGCCTATTTAAGAATTTTACAACAGTGattaatgatgataaaaataaggCTCTAGGAGCACGGACTCTGGAGAGTAACAGATGTGCTCGACACAATTCGTGAATGAAAAGCAGGCATCTAACACAGGACAGATGAAGCAGGCATCTAAGGCTGTTCGCAGGACAGATACAGAGATGGCATTTGGTTTGGGGGGAGGCCAGGAGGGAACACTAGAGATGGGTCTGCTTTGGGAACTCCTGTGAGAGGCGCTGGAATGCAAAGAGAGATCAGATAGGTTTTTGCACCGGCCAAGGCCAGAGGTGAGAAAGACAAATCAAGACGATCTGCCCTGAAATAAAGAAAGGGAGTGAAAATGAAAGGCACTGGGGAAATACAATCTACAGGGCTCTGACCACTACCAAGTACAGAGAGAGAAGAGGTAGGCGCTGGGGCTTGGGCCCTGACTCAGCATGActtgcaagaaaggaaaaacaaagtttgAGGCATGATGACAAGTCTAGCTTTGGATTGTTCCATCTGAGTCGCAAATGGCGGCAGCTGAGGGTTGAGGACCGTTGAGAACGAAAGTGCTCTGGGAACTGACACCTTCAGGTTCTTGCTAAAACGTCACTCAGTAAgatcttctctgctctctctgcttaAAATCCCCCCACCCTCTCCTCTCCACCTCCTGGCCTTCCCCAGTCCCCTTCCCAGCTTCATTTCTCATGTATactatttttaccatttttttctccTGACTCTTCTAAGCGCCATAGACAGACTATTTGGTTTTCTCACTAGTTGTATCTctagtgcctggcatgtagtaagtactaaataaatatttgttgaatgaatgaatgaatgactaggAAGAACAAACATCATTTGTCTGGGTGCGGTTAGTAGAAGCCAGGGTAATACATGCTAAACAAGaccaagagaggagagagggtgaAGCAAGGTCTAAGAGGGGAGCCTTGGGAGATACCCACTTTGGGGGAAATTTTGGAAGGAGCAGGGGGACAGTCACAGAGCGGTGGAACTGTGTTAAAATTTTCCGAAAGGAGGAGAGCCAGGGTCATGGGCCAAGAAGAGGGTTTTAAGAAGAAGAGACAGATCAATGGCATCGGAAGTCTTCATACAGAGCCAAGGCCTTGTGCTGGGGACTGAGGAGTTTTCTGGTGAGTTGAGAGACCAACGCATGGGACGTACAATGCCCTCTTTCATTGAAAATGTACTATTTCTTACCTTCTGCAATATAAAAATGGGGCTGCTTTTGTTTTCTTCGCATTCAGAAATATTGCTACCAATCGCAATACTGTAGTTGCTTGTTTCCTCCCATATTCTCCTGTACACATACTGCGTCGTCAGCGGCCCCATCAAACTCATGGCAAAGGCGCTAAGGAAGATGGCAGGTTCCACAAATAAAACCTTCATCGTGCCAGGGGAAGTAGCTGAAGCCtattaaaaaatacaagagaGTGATGATCAGCTGCATTCCTATCTGAGAGGCTAGATTTCCAAGGTCCCTGAACTTAGAGGAATGTTGTTGGGtaaacattaaagaaaacaaaataaataaaaacaaaaagcaaccaGCGAATGCAGAGCAGGAAGCCCCTGCTATGGGGGTAACCTTGACTTAGAGTAGGGTACTCAGCAAACGGGGACTGTCAAACTTCCGTTAAGAGTCTGCCTTTCCAGGACTGGAATCTCCTTTCAGAGGACGCTTACACAATCTTGATAAACTGTCACCCATCCTGTGACCTGCCAGGTGGCCTACGCAGCGGGGTTCCTCTTGGCGCGGCTGTTGCGCaacttttgttattattttgccGCTCAGCAAAGGACTGGGAGGCCTTTTAAAAAGTAGTTCACCATCGGAAGgggattttatattattattattttttaactcaccCCAGGATTACGGTCTTCCTGCTAGGCTAGGCGCAAGTCTGACCATTTTCGGGCCCCCCCGAGTCTTTTCGGGGTGTCTCTCCGGATGCGACTCCCGAGCTGGGAGCGCAGCTTCCGGGGTCTGAGTCCGCCTGGGACGCGCCGGGGACCCCTGGCCGCTGTCAGGCACTGGGCCGGGTCTACACAGCGGGCATCAGAAGCAGGGACCGGGGCCAGGTCTACACAGCAAGCGTCCGGAGGCAGGGACAGGGGCCAAGTCTGCACAGCCGGCGctgagggcagggagggggcaggtcTACACAGCCGGCATCAGGAGGAAGAAACCGGGGCCAGGTCTACACAGCCGGCGTCAGGAGGCAGGGAGTCGGGGCCAGGTCCACCCAGCTGGCGCTGaaggcagggagggggcaggtcTACACAGCCGGCGTTGGGGGGCGGGGCCAGGGGCCAGAGGCCAGGTCTACACAGCCGGAGctgagggcagggagggggcaggtcTACACAGCCGGCgctggggtgggcaggggagtTTTCCCTTCAATTCGGTCAGATCCTCATGCTGGGAAACGCGCGAGCTATCTGCAAGCAAACCCGACAAAGTGCACTTCCGCTTCCCCAGGACACCTGCGCTGGCTTTCGGCGCAGCCTCCGCTTCTCCGGGGCCTGTGGGGCTCGGCCTCGGCGGGCTCGAGGAGGCCCCGGGTGCCCCGCGGCCGCGGCCGGTCGGTAGGTCGCTGCGTGGCGGCCCCGCTCGGGTGACTCAGCCCGGCCGCCTGCCCGGAGGAGGCGAGCCCCGCCCAGGGGGCATCACGGGGGGGCGGACCCCCCCCGCGAGGGCCCGCCCCCAGCCGCGACCTGTGCTCGCTTTCCATTGGGCCCCGCGGCCGCCGCCCCCGCGCCGATTGGCCCGGCGTGACGTCACTCGCCGCGGCCGGGGACGGGCCTCTGGGCGCCCCGCTGCAACGCGGGATGGGTTCCCGGCCTCCGCGGCCTGAGCCGCGCGCGAAAGGCGTCCCCGCAGGTCGCCGGCGCGTGAGTCGCTCCTTGCAGCGTCCGGGCCGCATGGGCCGGGCGGTGGAAGCTGCTGGAGGGCCCTCGCGCCGGAGGGCTCGGGCTTGGGGTCCAGGTGGTCGCTGGCTCCTGCCCGcggggtgaccttgggcaaatcgtCCGAGCCCCCGGAGCCTCCGTTTCCTCACCTGTCGTGGAGTCTGTGCACGCCTCGACCCCCAGCCAGGCCCGCTGGGACGCGCCCGCAGGGGCAGGAGGGTCCCCGCAGCCGTCCAGGGGTGCTCGCGCCCTGGGACTGGGGCCGCTGGCAGGAGCAGGGCGGGTCCCGCCCTGGGCGCCGTCACGGAGAGCGGGTGATCCTGTGACTGCGCGTCCCCGCGAGCCGTTTTCGGAAGGCGCACAGGCCAGGTGAGGAAAAAGCAGCAGCCGCCGGAGCCGCTTCGCGGTTTAGGCAAAGTTCATGTTTTGTCTGTGTGTCAACCAGATTAAAGATCTTTGTCTCCTCCGGTCATGACCACAGAATGGCCTTCTCCGATGCCCATACTGAGTGAATTTGTTGATACTCAGCAACTCCACGGCCACATGTCAGTGCCTGACACAGGGACACTAAGAAGAAGTGAAAAAATCCATGCAAAACACTGTATatctttgttattcttttaacAC
This is a stretch of genomic DNA from Tamandua tetradactyla isolate mTamTet1 chromosome 4, mTamTet1.pri, whole genome shotgun sequence. It encodes these proteins:
- the SLC46A3 gene encoding lysosomal proton-coupled steroid conjugate and bile acid symporter SLC46A3 yields the protein MKVLFVEPAIFLSAFAMSLMGPLTTQYVYRRIWEETSNYSIAIGSNISECEENKSSPIFILQKEVQKKASLFSLQMDMSGLIPGLISTFILLSNSDHHGRKFPLILSSVGALATSIWLCLLSYFALPFQLLIASTFLGALCGNYTTFFGGCFAYIVDQCKEEKQKTIRIAIVDLILGLVTGLTGLSSGYFIRELGFVWSYLVTALAIAVNLIYILFFLGNPEKESSSQNVSVSYRESFKNLFYRTYMLFKNSSRKQQFLLCLLLFTMMTYFFVVIGVSPIFILYELDSPLCWNEVFIGYGSALGSVSFLTSFLGIWVFSFCLDDIHIAFIGILTTMTGMAATAFARTTLMMLLVRLPFLFTVVPLSVLRSMLSKVVHSTEQGTLFACIAFLETLGGVAAISTFNGIYSATVAWYPGFTFLLCAGLLLIPAVSLCIVKFTKWTEESYALLPQEDSSKDTADG